AATATACCAAAATCACCGATCTCTTGCGGTACTTCGTGAGCGAGAACAGCGAGCGTTGTCATAAGTCCAAGTTCTGGGCTAACCAAATAAGAACCGGCCACAATCATGCCATCAAAAAAATTATGAAATAAATCACCCAATGTATTCATCAAACCAACTGGATGTGGATGATCCGAAGATGTTGAAATGTGACAGTGTCGCCAGTGAATAATCTTTTCTAAGATCAAAAAAATGATAATACCAAATACTACTAACAACCAAGTGATTAGTCCGTTATTTTTCGCCACTGCTTCCGGTAATAAATGAAAAAAGGTATCACCAAGTAGCGCTCCTACTGATAAGCTAACCAACCAAGCGATCACTTTATCCAAGACATTTTTTTGCCAAAATAAAAAGAAAACACCAACTAATGAGACTAAAGAAATGGCCGTAATACTTAATAAAATATGGATAATAATCATAATGCTATTCTAATACTGATCAATAATAATCACAAGAGTAATAAATGACCTCCTCCCCGCACTCAAAAAAGCTATCTTAACTAGATAGCTTTTTTTCATACGGGGTTTCCCTTTGGGTTTCAAGAGAATTCCAGTC
This sequence is a window from Candidatus Komeilibacteria bacterium CG_4_10_14_0_2_um_filter_37_10. Protein-coding genes within it:
- a CDS encoding ZIP family metal transporter, translated to MIIIHILLSITAISLVSLVGVFFLFWQKNVLDKVIAWLVSLSVGALLGDTFFHLLPEAVAKNNGLITWLLVVFGIIIFLILEKIIHWRHCHISTSSDHPHPVGLMNTLGDLFHNFFDGMIVAGSYLVSPELGLMTTLAVLAHEVPQEIGDFGILLFAGYSRSKALLINFLTASSAFLGALLIYFLGPNIYNFTDYIVPLTAGGFIYIAVADLLPELQKESRTAHSFYQIFGILIGLALMLFLKYLVA